TATATCCGCGGTTTTTATTTAAATAAGAAATTTAATTTTAAGTTAAAATTCACGAAACACTAAGGTTTTAATTTTGGAAAAACTCAAAATGCCCGATAAACGCGACGTAGAAATTGTAATTCTCTCCGATATCCATCTGGGAACTTACGGCTGTCATGCGACCGAACTGGTGGCTTACCTGAAAAGTGTAAGACCAAAACTCCTCATTCTGAACGGTGATATTATCGACGGATGGGCATTCTCCAAAAGGTATTTCCCCAATTCGCACATGGCGGTGATTTCTGAAATTTTCAGAATGATGCAGAAGGACACCAAAGTTATCTATATCACCGGAAACCACGATGAATTCCTGCGTAAGTACACTGATCTATCAATGGGCAACCTTTTCCTTACCGATAAATATTTACTTGAAATCGACGGAAAAAAACACTGGATTTTCCATGGCGACATCTTTGACCACACGACCAAAGGCGGCGCAAAAATCATCGCAAAAATCGGCGGAATCGGTTACGACTGGCTGATTTTGCTGAACCGGGCCATCAATTGGTTTTTAGACAGCATCGGTCGGCAGAAAGTCTCGCTTTCCAAAAAAATAAAAAATTCGGTGAAAAAAGCCGTGAAATTCATTGCAGATTTCGAGGAAAAAGCGATAGAATTGGCGATCGACAATCATTACGAGTATGTGATCTGCGGGCACATTCATATGCCTTCGGACAGAGAGGTGGTAACAGAAAAAGGAAAAACCCACTACCTGAATTCCGGCGACTGGATTGAAAATCTTTCCTGGTTAGAATACAATGAAGGAAAATGGTCGCTCAATTTCTTTGACGAAACCAAGTTCAAAAAGCCCGAAATTGAAACCTACGACATGAGCGTGAATATGGAAGAACTCATCCATCCCACTACGCTTGCTGCATTCACTGTCCAAAAAACCATACAAACTTTGGCATAAAGAATCCGTCTCACAATAAAAATTGAGGCGGATTTTTTATTGCAGTTCCAATCTTCAATGTTTTGGAAAAAGAAAAAGTTGTCTTCTTTAGGCAACTTTCTTTCTTAAATTGTGTGCTAATGCGTGCAATCCGAACTCCAATTCTACTTTTTTCAGACCTTTCAGGGTAAACCGCTTAAAATTGTTGCAATGTTTCAGATGTGCAAACACGGGTTCTACTTCAACTGAGCGTTGTCTGCGTTTTTTAATGCCTTCTTGGCTGTTTAAGAGTTCCCTGATTTTCTCTTTGTACTGCTCCAGATGATGGTTTCGCTCTACACTGCGATTTTCTTTGGAACTGTGACAAACGCCTCTGATTGGGCATCCATCACAGTTTTTAGCCTGATAATGCGAGAGTTTCTGAGGGTAACCGGTCTTGGTTTTCCGAGTGCTTTCGTGTGTTTTTTCCATCTTTTGACCCATCGGACAGACGTAATAATCTTCTTCTTGGCTGTAGTGCAGATTTTCTTTGCTGAATGTTTTGTGTTTCGCCTGATAATGGGCATCCTGCTCTTTGTCGAAGGTGTTGTATTTTACATAAGGTGTAATATTGTTCTGTTCCAGCAATTCATAGTTCTGCTCGCTCCCATAACCTGCATCGGCAGTGAGTTCTTCTAATTCAGCCAATCTTTTTTCCCCATAGAGTTCCTCAAAATTTTTAAGATGATGCTCCAGGGTATTGAAGTCATTGGTCTGCTGATGAATGGTATAATTGACGATGATTTGATTCTCGGTAGAAATTTGTGCATTGTAGGCGGGTTTAAGTTGTCCGTTCTGCATGTGATCATCCTTCATTCTCATAAAAGTGGCGTCTTCATCCGTCTTGCTGTAAGAGTTTCTTTCTTTTAAAATCGCTTCCTGAGCTTCGTATTTATCGAGGTTTTTCTCAAAATTATTTTTAATGTAATTCAGCTTGGCTTTAGCTTTTTTGTCGGAATCGGTCTTGCCGTCGCTGCCTTTCAATTTGGCATTGATATTTGCTACGGTTTGCTGGATCTTTTCTTTGCTGATTTCTTTAAACTCAGGCGGCTCAGGGTCTTTGTCTTCCTCTCTTGCAACGCTTTGGGCGTATTTCCAAAGATCTTCCAATTGGCGGAGCATTTTTTCTTTATTGGTTTTAATGGCGTTTGCCCAAACAAAAGTGTAGCGGTTTGCCTGTGCTTCGATTTTCGTTCCATCCACAAAAACCTGTCTCAAACTCACCAAGCCTTCCTCTGCCAAAAGCAAAACTACTTGCGAGAAAATATCCTTGAAAGCCGCTTCCAGCTTATTGCTCCGGAAGCGGTTCACGGTATTGTGATCCACAATGCTCATGTTGGAAAGCCACATAAAATTGATATTTTCCCGAAGCGCTTTTTCTATCTTCCGGGAGGAATAAATATTATTCATGTACGCAAAAACCATCACTTTGAGCATCATCACGGGATGATAACTGGGATTTCCTTCTTTGCTGTAGGCTTTTAGAAGCGGATCTATATTAATCCTCTCCAAAATATCATTGACAATCCGAACAGGGTGATTTTCGGGAATCAATTCCTCAAAACTATAAGGAAACAGCACCAGCTGATTTTGGTTATAATGCTTGAAATTCATAAACAACTATCTGATTATCAATGATAAATATACAAAAATCCTAAATAATAACCAAAAAAAATCCGCCTCAGTTGTGAGACGGATTCTTTTGTTTACTTTAAGTCTTTTGCTTTTTGTTTGGCCGCTTCATTTCTCTCGATGGTATGTTCCGGTCTCGTCCATTTGGGATTTTCTCCTAACGGAACATACTGTGAATCTTCTTTTTCTACCACTTTTCTTTTAGCATGTTTTTCAAAAGGGGCTTGTGGCACTATTCCTAATTTATTAAAAAGGCTTTTGTCTTCGTTTATTTCAGGATTAGGTGTCGTTAAGAGTTTATCTCCGGCAAAAATTGAATTTGCTCCCGCGAAAAAACACAGAGCCTGCCCCTCCTGCGAAAGTCCCGTTCTACCCGCAGAAAGTCTCACCTGCGTTTTAGGCAATACGATTCTGGCAGTGGCTACCATCCTCACGAATTCGAAAATATCAACCGGTTTTTCTTTTTCGAGTGGTGTTCCTTCCACGGCAACCAAGGCGTTTATCGGGACACTTTCAGGTTGGGGTGTCATATTGGCTAATGTTTTCAGCATCCCGCAACGGTCTTCTACACGTTCTCCCATTCCTATAATTCCGCCAGAACAAAGCGTGATTGAGGTTTTACGTATGTTTCCAATCGTTTCCAGACGATCCTCGAATGCACGGGTAGAAATGACTTCTTTATAATATTCCTCAGAACTGTCGATATTGTGGTTGTAGGCATAAAGACCGGCTTCTTCCAGCCTCTTTGCCTGATTTTCGGTAAGCATCCCCAAGGTACAGCATACTTCCATATCGAGTTTTGTCACTTCCCGAACCATATCCAAAACTTGCTCGAATTCCGGTCCGTCTTTTACATTGCGCCAAGCGGCACCGAGACAAACCCTGGAAATGCCGTTTTCCTTGGCGGTCATCGCTTGATTTTTCACTTCATCCACAGGTAATAGACCATGAATTTTCACCTCGGTATGGTATCTTGCGGCTTGAGGGCAATATCCACAATCTTCAGGGCAACCCCCTGTTTTTACCGAAATTAGCGAAGAAACCTGCACCTTGTTAGCGTCATGGTGTTCACGGTGAACGGTCGCTGACTTATAAATTAAATCAAGAAAAGGGAGACTATAAATTTCTAAAATTTCTTCTGTGGTCCAATTTTGCTTTATCATTTTCTGGTATTTCAGTTTATTGTTTATTCAAAAATGCATCCCAGCCTTGTGCCGTAAGCTGAGAGAGTTCGTTTCTACCTCTTAAAACCATGTAATTGCCCTGTTCCAAATC
The sequence above is a segment of the Chryseobacterium taklimakanense genome. Coding sequences within it:
- a CDS encoding UDP-2,3-diacylglucosamine diphosphatase, giving the protein MPDKRDVEIVILSDIHLGTYGCHATELVAYLKSVRPKLLILNGDIIDGWAFSKRYFPNSHMAVISEIFRMMQKDTKVIYITGNHDEFLRKYTDLSMGNLFLTDKYLLEIDGKKHWIFHGDIFDHTTKGGAKIIAKIGGIGYDWLILLNRAINWFLDSIGRQKVSLSKKIKNSVKKAVKFIADFEEKAIELAIDNHYEYVICGHIHMPSDREVVTEKGKTHYLNSGDWIENLSWLEYNEGKWSLNFFDETKFKKPEIETYDMSVNMEELIHPTTLAAFTVQKTIQTLA
- a CDS encoding IS1182 family transposase, whose amino-acid sequence is MNFKHYNQNQLVLFPYSFEELIPENHPVRIVNDILERINIDPLLKAYSKEGNPSYHPVMMLKVMVFAYMNNIYSSRKIEKALRENINFMWLSNMSIVDHNTVNRFRSNKLEAAFKDIFSQVVLLLAEEGLVSLRQVFVDGTKIEAQANRYTFVWANAIKTNKEKMLRQLEDLWKYAQSVAREEDKDPEPPEFKEISKEKIQQTVANINAKLKGSDGKTDSDKKAKAKLNYIKNNFEKNLDKYEAQEAILKERNSYSKTDEDATFMRMKDDHMQNGQLKPAYNAQISTENQIIVNYTIHQQTNDFNTLEHHLKNFEELYGEKRLAELEELTADAGYGSEQNYELLEQNNITPYVKYNTFDKEQDAHYQAKHKTFSKENLHYSQEEDYYVCPMGQKMEKTHESTRKTKTGYPQKLSHYQAKNCDGCPIRGVCHSSKENRSVERNHHLEQYKEKIRELLNSQEGIKKRRQRSVEVEPVFAHLKHCNNFKRFTLKGLKKVELEFGLHALAHNLRKKVA
- the bioB gene encoding biotin synthase BioB, with the protein product MIKQNWTTEEILEIYSLPFLDLIYKSATVHREHHDANKVQVSSLISVKTGGCPEDCGYCPQAARYHTEVKIHGLLPVDEVKNQAMTAKENGISRVCLGAAWRNVKDGPEFEQVLDMVREVTKLDMEVCCTLGMLTENQAKRLEEAGLYAYNHNIDSSEEYYKEVISTRAFEDRLETIGNIRKTSITLCSGGIIGMGERVEDRCGMLKTLANMTPQPESVPINALVAVEGTPLEKEKPVDIFEFVRMVATARIVLPKTQVRLSAGRTGLSQEGQALCFFAGANSIFAGDKLLTTPNPEINEDKSLFNKLGIVPQAPFEKHAKRKVVEKEDSQYVPLGENPKWTRPEHTIERNEAAKQKAKDLK